From one Streptomyces sp. NBC_01478 genomic stretch:
- the rpmG gene encoding 50S ribosomal protein L33: MARTTNRPVVTLKSTAGTGVTYVTRKSRRNDPDRLVLRKYDPVAGEHVDFREER; encoded by the coding sequence ATGGCACGCACCACGAACCGTCCCGTCGTCACCCTGAAGTCGACGGCCGGGACCGGCGTCACCTACGTGACACGCAAGAGCCGTCGCAACGACCCCGACCGGCTGGTCCTGCGCAAGTACGACCCGGTCGCCGGAGAGCACGTCGATTTCCGCGAAGAGCGCTGA
- a CDS encoding type B 50S ribosomal protein L31 yields the protein MRSGIHPVSRPVVFRDRAADTAFLTTSTAQSARTIEWADGNTYPLIDVEISSASHPFYTGNTRVVDTAGRVERFERRYGRQS from the coding sequence ATGAGGTCTGGCATCCACCCCGTGTCCCGTCCGGTCGTCTTCCGCGACCGCGCGGCGGACACCGCGTTCCTGACCACCTCGACCGCGCAGTCGGCGCGCACGATCGAGTGGGCGGACGGGAACACCTACCCGCTGATCGACGTCGAGATCTCGTCGGCCAGCCACCCGTTCTACACCGGCAACACGCGCGTCGTGGACACCGCGGGCCGTGTGGAGCGCTTCGAGCGCCGCTACGGGAGGCAGTCATGA
- the ykgO gene encoding type B 50S ribosomal protein L36: protein MKVRNSLRSLKAKPGAQVVRRRGVTFVINKKDPRFKARQG, encoded by the coding sequence ATGAAGGTCCGCAATTCCCTGCGCTCGCTGAAGGCCAAGCCCGGCGCGCAGGTGGTCCGCCGCCGTGGCGTGACGTTCGTGATCAACAAGAAGGATCCGCGCTTCAAGGCCCGCCAGGGCTGA